In the Henningerozyma blattae CBS 6284 chromosome 8, complete genome genome, one interval contains:
- the RRP40 gene encoding exosome non-catalytic core subunit RRP40 (similar to Saccharomyces cerevisiae RRP40 (YOL142W); ancestral locus Anc_3.13), giving the protein MSARIVLPGDLLSVTTNEELPVLLGPGVVEDPQTQIITPVNAGIEVVTQTRKATTINIDYDSTRYIPAVGDYVIGIITGAFGDSYKVSLASFSNGVSLSYMAFPNATKKNRPTLKVGDLVYARVCSAEKELEAEIECVDSTTGKDTGFGHLAGGMVIDVTLSFARNLLFNNDSSMLKILAKHTQFEIAIGVNGKIWVKAPDIKNTLACYKSIEECSKSKNSSEFPSIIKAIFTKLTNTIE; this is encoded by the coding sequence ATGTCGGCAAGAATTGTTTTACCAGGTGACTTACTTTCTGTTACCacaaatgaagaattaccAGTCCTTTTAGGGCCTGGTGTTGTAGAAGATCCCCAAACTCAGATAATAACACCAGTCAACGCTGGTATTGAAGTAGTTACACAAACTAGAAAAGCAAcaactattaatattgattaCGACTCTACAAGATACATCCCAGCAGTTGGTGATTATGTTATTGGCATCATCACAGGCGCCTTTGGAGATAGTTATAAAGTCAGTCTAGCAAGTTTCTCTAATGGGGTATCTTTATCATACATGGCATTTCCAAATGCtaccaaaaaaaacaggCCTACTTTGAAAGTTGGTGATTTAGTTTATGCAAGAGTTTGCTCTGctgaaaaagaattagaagcTGAAATAGAATGTGTTGATTCAACTACTGGTAAAGATACAGGGTTTGGCCATCTCGCTGGTGGTATGGTCATTGATGTCACATTAAGTTTTGCTCGTaatctattatttaataatgattcatCTATGCTAAAAATATTAGCTAAACATACTCAATTCGAAATTGCCATTGGTGTAAACGGTAAAATATGGGTTAAGGCTccagatattaaaaatactcTAGCATGTTATAAATCTATTGAAGAATGTTCTAAATCCAAGAATTCTTCTGAATTTCCAAGTATAATAAAAGCTATTTTCACTAAACTGACGAACACTATTGAATAG
- the PFA3 gene encoding palmitoyltransferase PFA3 (similar to Saccharomyces cerevisiae PFA3 (YNL326C); ancestral locus Anc_3.12), giving the protein MYNSLSVTTVFPKLFTTFLYLWSFFTAIYQIKWINYTFMITMLWSLYLIGYYAYVQAFMVGPGSPSDFPELRVNSIEAAEAGTEFPPEYLSQKSITLKHDGRARVCRTCLVWKPDRCHHCSSCDRCILKMDHHCPWFAECIGFKNHKYFINFLIYNSLYATFVCLISSKELWNWFSQEKYVTELINIHLLLLFIVSLITSVSMTLFTAYSIYQVLINRTTIELYAYRRYKEELEILQDTTTTYNSQSNRPLPTDNVFDLGSYKLNWCETMGTTWKEWLLPVQTNKYIKSRHTSDEKGLYFNINRKVASQLQESAILQDRLLRRVTPRSSRDYSQLSQREDLVRTT; this is encoded by the coding sequence ATgtataattctttatcagTTACAACCGTATTTCCCAAATTATTCACtacatttttatatttatggTCATTCTTTACAGCGatatatcaaattaaaTGGATTAATTATACTTTTATGATTACTATGTTATGGTCACTATATCTCATTGGATACTACGCATATGTTCAAGCATTTATGGTTGGGCCAGGATCACCATCTGATTTCCCGGAGTTGCGTGTGAATTCCATTGAAGCTGCTGAGGCAGGAACAGAATTTCCACCAGAATATTTATCTCAAAAATCGATCACTTTAAAACATGATGGTAGGGCAAGAGTTTGCAGAACATGTCTTGTGTGGAAACCAGATAGATGCCACCATTGTTCTTCATGTGATCGTTGTATATTAAAGATGGATCATCATTGTCCATGGTTTGCAGAATGTATTGGTTTTAAGaatcataaatattttattaattttctgATTTATAATTCGCTATATGCTACATTTGTATGTCTCATATCTTCAAAAGAACTCTGGAATTGGTTTTCACAAGAGAAATATGTTacagaattaattaatattcatttacTACTGCTGTTCATTGTGTCTTTGATTACCAGTGTTTCGATGACATTATTCACTGcttattcaatttatcaagttttaataaatagaaCAACTATTGAGTTATATGCCTACAGACGGTACAAGGAGGAATTAGAGATATTGCAAGATACTACCACAACTTATAATTCTCAATCAAATAGACCTCTACCAACAGATAATGTTTTTGATTTGGGttcatataaattaaattggTGCGAAACTATGGGCACTACCTGGAAAGAATGGTTATTACCAGttcaaacaaataaatatatcaaaagtAGGCATACGTCAGATGAAAAAGGTCTGTATTTCAACATCAATCGTAAAGTTGCAAGCCAATTGCAAGAGTCTGCGATCCTACAGGATAGATTGTTAAGGAGAGTTACTCCAAGATCATCTAGAGACTATTCTCAGTTGAGCCAAAGAGAAGATCTAGTACGTACAACTTAG
- the MDJ2 gene encoding Mdj2p (similar to Saccharomyces cerevisiae MDJ2 (YNL328C); ancestral locus Anc_3.10) — translation MVLPIIIGTGVTILSITIKCGLSAWVRYKSLSPQGIAILNNIKIMELPQFYNDYRFISSRLNPKVRQDLDIYMGGFGYQMTEKEALLILNIKPNEVNVLNQDLLKKKHRLAIVSNHPDRGGSPYLALKINEAKEILKESPLLRN, via the coding sequence ATGGTATTGCCAATCATTATAGGTACTGGAGTAACAATTTTATCCATAACAATAAAATGTGGATTGAGTGCTTGGGTAAGGTATAAATCCTTATCACCTCAGGGTATTGCAATactaaataatatcaaGATAATGGAACTGCCTCAATTCTACAACGACTATCGATTTATTAGTTCAAGACTAAATCCGAAGGTCAGACAAGATTTAGACATTTATATGGGAGGCTTTGGCTATCAAATGACTGAAAAAGAAGCATTGCTAATTCTCAATATAAAGCCAAACGAAGTTAATGTTTTAAACCAAGActtattaaagaaaaagcaCCGACTTGCTATTGTATCCAATCATCCAGATAGAGGTGGAAGTCCTTATCTAGCCCTAAAGATCAATGAAGCCAAGGAGATATTGAAGGAGAGTCCATTGTTGAGAAATTGA
- the TBLA0H00100 gene encoding uncharacterized protein: MVNLLQRESQELWSVTIPIIGGIESISLKLVVFVSNQVVFNENVFPLEHTLAVNISHDPATNTISGIPIYPKTGSNTTAPRSMNNQNTGLSESEDIPINSLNTSDISSSDTSSNTTASSTHSGSDHTCSSRNSPSSPTLSLSIDSSSPNSESTLNSLHDLTSSSSSEPLFPSASDISESSSHNSDPNYIPSLDSNISIQDLQNDEISNQTSNDKNFVDVLSNIPNDNISTSRDEMDIDLYETDNCEDSHSLLTDWMLKMQQALVQLYNESNHINSSFHNYIRDLASQMDITFQVQNQKISQIINDKSSSQRLNHDVIQAQNDVSPLLKHKLDTVAMIDATKPDAAQSSKRQRVSNTMDNSEHLVTQLSSLDHESFDSLQIPPGLLDNSDEISMAVREIHRRYKDLAKSAVIPSEWSTGPTPQLTLPHSMPQTFPLTHQ; the protein is encoded by the coding sequence ATGGTAAATTTGCTCCAACGAGAGTCTCAGGAATTATGGTCGGTTACGATTCCGATCATAGGGGGTATAGAATCTATCAGCCTAAAACTGGTAGTATTTGTATCAAATCAAGTAGTATTTAACGAAAATGTATTTCCATTAGAACATACCCTTGCTGTTAATATTTCTCATGATCCTGCGACAAATACTATAAGTGGTATTCCTATCTATCCAAAAACAGGATCTAATACTACAGCACCACGTTCTAtgaataatcaaaatactGGGTTGTCAGAATCTGAAGACATTCCAATTAACTCACTAAATACCTCTGATATATCATCTTCTGATACATCGTCTAATACTACAGCATCCTCAACACATTCTGGTTCTGATCATACTTGCTCATCACGTAATAGCCCTTCAAGTCCAACACTTTCATTGTCTATAGACTCTTCCTCACCAAACAGTGAATCAACGCTAAACTCTCTGCATGATTTAACATCCTCATCTTCCTCAGAGCCTTTGTTTCCTTCAGCCTCTGATATCTCTGAGTCTTCTTCACATAATTCAGATCCAAATTATATTCCAAGTTTAGACTCTAACATTAGTATACaagatttacaaaatgatgaaatttcaaaccaaacatcaaatgataaaaacTTTGTGGATGTCTTGTCTAATATAccaaatgataatatatcAACATCAAGGGATGAGATGgatattgatttatatGAAACTGATAATTGTGAGGATTCTCACTCCTTATTGACAGATTGGATGTTAAAAATGCAGCAGGCGCTGGTTCAGTTATACAATGAGAGTAACCACATAAATTCATCTTTTCATAACTACATTAGAGATCTGGCTTCGCAGATGGATATTACCTTTCAAGTGCAAAATCAAAAGATATCACAAATCATTAACGATAAATCGTCATCTCAAAGGTTAAACCATGATGTTATACAAGCTCAAAATGATGTTTCTCCATTACTAAAACATAAACTTGATACGGTAGCTATGATCGATGCCACTAAACCAGATGCTGCACAATCGTCCAAACGTCAACGGGTGTCTAACACTATGGATAATTCAGAACATTTAGTCACACAATTATCTTCTTTAGATCACGAATCCTTCGATTCACTTCAAATTCCTCCAGGTTTACTTGACAATTCTGATGAAATTAGTATGGCTGTCAGAGAAATACATAGACGCTACAAAGACTTAGCAAAATCAGCGGTTATTCCATCTGAATGGTCGACTGGTCCAACACCTCAACTTACATTGCCACATTCTATGCCACAAACCTTTCCTTTAACTCATCAATAA
- the TBLA0H00130 gene encoding alpha-mannosyltransferase: MPSAFRSGSINLGLSHSLDDIDIRPLDDIPFSPLDIIPDFDSMAKLQQKASWNPFSKLANPQFHELSLQDRCNFYFRQLYNMNEDWSNDYHIILFDIADIQIDSKEEKSGSILGDEELLRIHRKKNDVKLALQRLRIYDRCFIQNDDISIKGIFEDTVKSEVANSLNKRNAMKNIFTNYDQWDFEHRMFPFLRFFNNRNIHEMFPKIRYGTEMLDRWTIPILTDKTRLHAKFSNYEFDRDQSFWVNWNRMSKNVARRGIIMSFTDKEVDWAIRLLVSLRYQGNTLPIQIIYTDGDLTDENIQRLIFAAQNGNVRVPYKNGAPRPGQLTVQEIMFLDVTKMLDSNFVEDFKFKGKWLASFFNLFEEHIFLDADTVPYVDLNYFFNTQEYNQTGTLFFRDRIFKGKMSGQCNALFESIHPLLPENKYFDNKRFIDEDYVENECEQFLNQNERIYKRFFKDGKADQMDSGLYVIDRTSHIIPLIMGATLHMLRVSGCIYGDKEFFWLGFLASGHSFAFDSMAPAAYGDLDRRSKPSPEDYVEICSTQLAHLNSDLHMLWTNGGSNNCKMGDDIAKKDWENPKIKWPKTKFKTEHEMKEWYEDAIDSKYAVIAEDNDQGWGKKTLACSNSNWCARYEVKFREFSYNELALRGTLVEFTDDEFKHLRNINEIWSYLDMKIIEKAPLTGKKHD, translated from the coding sequence atgccAAGTGCATTTCGCTCTGGGTCAATTAATTTAGGCTTATCCCATTCTTtagatgatattgatattagaCCATTGGATGATATACCATTTTCCCCCCTGGATATTATTCCAGACTTTGATAGTATGGCAAAGCTACAACAGAAAGCAAGTTGGAATCCATTTAGCAAACTAGCAAACCCACAGTTCCATGAATTAAGTTTGCAGGATAGAtgcaatttttattttcgcCAATTGTATAATATGAACGAAGATTGGTCTAATGATTatcatataattttatttgatatagctgatattcaaattgattcaaaagaagaaaaatcgGGGTCCATTTTAGGTGATGAGGAACTATTAAGAATACATCGTAAGAAAAATGACGTAAAATTAGCTCTACAAAGATTGAGAATTTATGACAGATGCTTTATAcaaaatgatgatattagCATTAAAGGTATTTTTGAAGATACAGTAAAATCTGAAGTGGCTAATTCACtcaataaaagaaatgcaatgaaaaatatatttacaaattATGATCAATGGGATTTCGAACATAGGATGTTTCCTTTCTtaagattttttaataaccGAAATATCCATGAAATGTTCCCCAAAATTAGATATGGTACAGAAATGTTGGATAGATGGACTATCCCAATTTTGACAGATAAAACTAGATTACATGCAAAATTTTCTAACTATGAATTTGATCGTGATCAATCGTTCTGGGTTAATTGGAATAGAATGAGTAAAAATGTTGCCAGGCGTGGTATAATCATGAGCTTTACCGACAAGGAAGTTGATTGGGCGATACGTTTACTCGTTAGTCTTCGTTATCAAGGAAATACTTTgccaattcaaataatttacacCGATGGAGATCTCACGGATGAAAATATCCAAAGATTAATATTTGCTGCTCAAAATGGAAATGTTAGAGTACCGTATAAAAATGGAGCTCCTCGACCTGGTCAGTTAACCGTACAAGAAATTATGTTTCTGGATGTTACTAAAATGCTCGATTCCAACTTTGTTGAGGATTTTAAGTTCAAAGGTAAATGGCTAGCctcattttttaatttgtttgaaGAACACATTTTCTTGGATGCTGATACAGTTCCTTACGTTGACTTgaattacttttttaatacACAGGAATATAACCAAACAGGTACGTTATTTTTTAGGGATCGCATCTTTAAAGGAAAAATGAGTGGCCAATGTAATGCATTATTCGAATCTATTCATCCATTACTGCCGGAGAATAAATACTTCGATAAcaaaagatttattgaCGAAGACTATGTTGAAAATGAATGTGAGCAATTCttaaatcaaaatgaaagaatttataaaagattttttaaagatggCAAGGCTGATCAAATGGATTCAGGACTATATGTAATTGATAGAACTAGCCATATTATCCCATTGATAATGGGTGCCACACTACACATGTTGAGAGTCTCAGGCTGTATATATGGTGATAAGGAATTTTTCTGGTTAGGATTTTTGGCTTCTGGCCATTCTTTTGCCTTTGATTCTATGGCTCCAGCAGCTTACGGTGATTTAGATAGAAGATCAAAACCCTCTCCAGAGGACTATGTTGAAATATGTTCTACCCAGTTGGCTCATTTGAATTCTGATCTTCATATGCTTTGGACTAATGGTGGATCAAACAATTGTAAAATGGGTGATGATATTGCCAAGAAAGATTGGGAAAACCCTAAGATTAAATGGCCTAAaactaaatttaaaactgaACATGAAATGAAGGAGTGGTACGAAGATGCCATTGATTCAAAGTATGCCGTTATTGCAGAGGATAACGATCAAGGCTGGGGAAAAAAGACTTTAGCATGTTCAAATTCTAACTGGTGTGCTCGTTATGAAGTAAAATTTAGAGAATTCAGTTATAATGAATTAGCTTTAAGGGGCACATTAGTTGAATTTACTGATGATGAGTTTAAACATTTAcgaaatattaatgaaatttggAGTTATTTAGATATGAAAATCATTGAGAAGGCTCCATTAACGGGTAAAAAACATGATTAA